Within the Emys orbicularis isolate rEmyOrb1 chromosome 5, rEmyOrb1.hap1, whole genome shotgun sequence genome, the region caaatctggcccaaagttgaAGATATCTACATTAAAAGGGTAGGTACTCTAATGTGATGCTAGCTGTGGTCCCACATCCCATAGGGTTCATGGACGCTGCTCTGGAAGCACAAGTCCCATGTTAGGGGTGGCCTCACCTCACTCATCTCGTTCTCTTTACGCTGCTCCTTGGCTTGGATGTGCTCCACCTCCTTAATGGCAGCTTCCTTCCCCCCCAGCTGGCGCCCCAGGGTGAAGAGGGTCACTTCCTTCTTGCAGGCCTGGAAGGCGAGCCAGTCGGCGTTCACCTGGTCCAGCTTCTCCGTGCAGCGCTGCTCCAGGTCGTCTAGCTGGAGCTGGTACCATGCCCGCTGCTGGGCCAGCTGGCTCCTCAGCTCCTCCAGCATGGCCAGGTAGCGGGTGTAGCGCTGCTCCTTGTCGGAGACCAGCTCCTCCAGCTCCGCGCGGGGCGGCTCCTCGCCCTTCTTGCGGAAGAGCTCGTACAGCTTGAACTGCAGGTGCCCGTTGTACTGGCGCGTGCGCTCGCGCTCGGCCAGCAGGAGCCGGTACTGCTCGGTCAGCTCCGCGCGCCGCCGCTgctccgccgccgccgcctcctcctccccttcctcttcctcctcctcctcctcgtcggtggggctgcccagctccagcaggggcaggctgggccgcccctccccccagctctcctgggGGCTTAGCACTTCCCCCACCTGCAGCGGGGGCGGCTCCTCGGCCTCGCCCTCCGTGAAGCTAGCGCTGGTGGGCGCCTCTGGGGCGGCTCCCGCCTCTGCCTCGGGGCTTCCCTCAGCGGCCGGGGAAGGAGGCTCCGTGCCCGCCCTGTGTTCAGGCTCTGCCGCCCCCTCCTCCGCGGCAGCCTCTTCCCCCGACGGCTTCTCAAGGGGGCTCTCGCCCCCGGCCTCCTCCGGCCTCTCCTCTCCGGCCGCCTGCTCCTCCGCGACGGGCCCCGGGCCCTCTGCCTCCACAGGGGACTCCCCGGGGTGCACCGGGGCCTcggcctccgcctcctcctccatcccctcaGCTGGGCCCTCTACCGGGCCGGTCCACGGCTTGATTCGGGCGCGTCGGTCTCAGCCCCACTCGCTTCGTTGTTTACCTGTCTTCTCCGTTGTCAAGGCAACAAGGCTGGACTCGTTCAGCCAATGGGAGGAGTAGCCTCCTCCCTGCGGAGACACTGTGCCGACGCCCCAAACTGTTGGTCGACCACTCAGTGAAGGGGCTGCCTAGGCTCGCTTACCTGATTGGTTGTAGTGGAGGCGGACGGAACCAGAGCCTCGAATTCTATTGGTCCTTGGGTTTTCGCCACGCCTCATCGCCCTCACCCTATTGGTTCAATTACGAGGGGCGTGTCAGATTGTTTGGCTCTATTGGGCTCCCACTACGGGTCCCCGCCCCTTGGGCGCGTTGCCATTGGCCGTCCCTGGGTGTGGGCGGTGCCGCGCGTGCGTAGTGCGGCGCGGCGGGCGGGGTAAGATGGCGGAACTGGGGAAGAAGTACTGCGTGTACTGTCTGGCTGAGGTGAGCTCGCTCCGTTTCCGTTGCACCGAGTGCGCCGACATCGAGCTCTGCCCAGACTGCTTTTCGGCAGGCGCCGAGATCGGGCCGCACCGCCGATGGCACGGCTACCAGCTGGTGGACGGCGGCCGCTTCACCCTCTGGGGGGCCGAGGCCGAGGGCGGCTGGAGCAGCCgggaggagcagctgctgctggacgcGATCGAGCAGTTCGGCTTCGGCAACTGGGTAAGCGAGCGGCCGCCGGGCAGCGCAGGGGGACGCGGAGCTCAGAGCCCCTTTCCCTGCCCGGCCTGGCAGCCTCAGGGCCGAGCATTGCGCTGGCCCGTCATGCCGTGGGCTTGTCAGGGAGCCGGTCTCTGAGTCGGTGCGTCAGGGGGAGGTTAACGCTGCTTCGGGACCTGGGACCGCTCCTCAGTGGGGCTCCTCCGACTGTGATGTGCCGTTTCTATCGTCCCCCGCTCCGCGAAGCGGGCCCACAGCTCCCCAGGGGGCTGATCCAGCcgtaccccccgccccctgcccattTCCCCCCTGCCCATCCACCTCCTGTACAGCGTGTCAGCTGTACGGCGTCTAGGTGCTGGCagctagccccccctccccagctgctcctttcCGCTCAGGCGCGCTCCATGGTCTGGGTAAAATTCACAAGTCTTTAAAATAGAAACTCTGTCCTCTTGTTGCTCGTTATACCTGCGGTCACTGAAACCTGACCACTTTCCACACCATCAGACTTGCTAGTGCTGTTTATGCTGCTGCTGGAcaaacttcacttctctgtggtGTATCTAGTCAGTCACTTTCTGGGTCCCATGCATAGGTGTTGAATTGAGTCTCTGGCTAGTGATGGCCCATACAACAACTTTCTGGTCATGACCAGACCAACAGTCTTGGTCCAACTTAAGGTTTCCACTTAAGGGAGTGTCCGGGGGAATGTTCAATTTCTGGTTATTACATCTGTGAAGAAAACCTGCACAAAATGATGCTGAGCTGTCTTACTGAGTCTGCAGGAGCCAAAATGGTAACATGGAGATGGCAACTTCTTCCTTCTTCTCAAGAAGATAACATTGAAATGTTATGACACTTTTGAAGTTAGCATTAACTGTTGATCATGTTGACACAAACATCTGTTTATTTTAGGATAGTATGCAGGGTATGAATAACATCATTTTTGAAATATTCTTGTCCCCTGTGGCATTGTATATAGTACTTGAGATACAAACACTGCAGGTGAGTGTCTAAAGTCAAAGGCTCTATTAAATAGCTAAATTAAGAATACTTTCTTAATAAAAAGCTTTTGTGAAACCTTGgggctttatttttgtttttaatctaaaaCTGACCCATCAACAACATGGTTTTCAGAAAGGGTCAATCAAGTTTTATGTCTGacaccctgcctccccccccctccccacccccacccccgtacCTGTGTCATAGTCCATAGGTGTGTGTGTAGAAATAGTAACCAAAGAACCCCACAGATTGCACAATAACTTAGTATGTGCAGGGGGGATTCTAGTAAAGGAAGTGCTTCCCCAAAGACTTACAACAGAATCTGTCATCTAAAAAAGAACAGTAAAGATTTCCCTTTTTACACAATTTCCCATCCCagtttcattgcagatttgactcTGTTTACTCCTTTGTTCCCTATTCTCATCACACCTGTCTTCATTGTATTTATGTTTTTCACTCCATTATGTCACAACTCTCAGGTCTCACACACTCATCCTTTTTAATCTACACTAACaaaattttctttgttttggtaCAATATAGGAAGCTGACTCAATCACCATTTATGTTGATAATTGCTTGAAACAGGGCTTTTCTTCAGAAAGACAGCAAGATACCTCAACTCATCCAAGCTCGTACTGTTTAGTGCCCTACTCCACATCccatttttttcataaatatgAGGgcaagtcttttttttctttttgaaattcttACTGCTTAATAAAACCTAATCTCATTAAATACACTTCTTATTATGATGGCTGTGGCCTTTTGTTACCTAACAAACTATTCTTGCAGAGATGTGCAAGCACTAATCTTTCTCACCTGTGtactgtgtatttaaaaaaaaaaaaaggggggggggggaatgggaaataTGATCCAAATATTGAACTTCCACTTCCAAATGAGCAAAATTAGATATGAAGGCATCAGTTTTGACTACATGGCTAAGGCTGCATTAAGAATTACATTTAAAGAACTAAATATCTCTATTTCATAGTTTAATTATTGAATTAAATAAtcattaaaatattggcacaataaaTATTCATAGAACTGAATTTTGCTTCTAAATTTTCTTAGAAAAATTGCTACCAACTTCTGCAGgacaaaatactttttaaaattttgtttagagttttccctcttcttcctccaTGTTTCTCTAGTTAAACAACCACATACACACATGACTAGGGTACTAGACTTAGGCCTCTCATTTGTTTAAATGTATACAGTTTCAGTGTTGCAAtctttttccccttctgtaaaatgttggagTGAAGAGGGTATGAAACTCTGTTGGGAGGGAGGACCTGAATCATGGAAACAACTTTTATGAGTTGAATGATTGCCACTTATTTTTCCTACACTATGTGCCAAGCAAGCTGTTGAATAAATAGGATTGTTTGATCCTCTTATATTCTGCAAAGAAATGTGTTAACTTTTGTTCCCCAGAGAATTTTGACATATGATTCAACCAGTGGAATTACTCTACTTTTTGCTAGATTTCAGGGACGCTACAATACTGTCAAGGTGCACTTGATATTGAGACATGAAAGGCCTATATTTGGCagtggccctgaggatgtcacttCCAGATGGTGCTCATGTAGATCCTGGTGGTGTCTTGAGATTCACTGAGAAACTGATGTAGCTTGCTATGTTAATACTCATTAGTAGCATCTGTCTTAGAGCTTAGTCACTGAGGTGCTGTTCGCATCTGTATACCTTCTAGAAATCTAGCTAGATCGAGGAAACATCTTGGTGGAATAAAGAGATATTATAGGTGGGGTGGACTTTATACTGGACCAGAAGAAGACTCTGTGAATGCACAGTAGAATGGTTAACCTAAATATTGCTAGAAAAACAAAGATATTTCAGGTTGATGTGTGGGGAAAACATGAGAGGTTATCCCTAATAATTGGGTGTATTTTTAGAACTGAGCTAATAAGTCAAGCCAtcactaatttccttaattttctcCTTCTAGGAGGATATGGCTGCTCATGTTGGAGCATCCCGAACTCCCCAGGAAGTGATGGAACACTATGTAAGCATGTATATCCATGGCAACCTTGGAAAAGCCTGCATCCCTGACACTATACCTAACAGAGTGACAGATCACACTTGTCCTAGTGGTGGCCCACTTTCTCCTAGCCTGaccacacccctccctcctttgGACATATCAGTGGCGGAACAGCAGCAGTTGGGATATATGCCACTTCGAGATGACTATGAGATTGAGTATGACCAGGATGCTGAGACTCTGATCAGTGGTCTTTCAGTGaactatgatgatgatgatgtggaAATAGAATTAAAAAGAGCTCACGTTGATATGTATGTAAGAAAACTTAAGGAGAGGCAACGGAGGAAAAACATTGCACGAGATTATAATCTGGTACCTGCCTTTCTTGGGAAGGATAAAAAGGACAAGGAAAAAACTCCAAAACGGAAGATcacaaaagaagaaaaggagTTGAGGTTAAAACTGAGGCCTCTCTATCAATTCATGTCTTGTAAGGAGTTTGAAGACTTCTTTGAAAACATGCACAAGGAGAGGGTACTTCGAGCAAAGATTCGAGAACTGCAGCGGTACCGTCGAAATGGAATCACCAAAATGGAAGAGTCAGCAGAATATGAGGCAGCTAGACATAAACgggagaagaggaaggagaatAAAAATATAGCCAATTCCAAGAGAGGAAAGGAAGATGGTAAGGATGGGGAATTTGCTGCAATTGAAAATCTGCCTGGCTTTGAACTCTTATCAGACAGAGAAAAGGTGCTCTGTAGCTCTCTAAATCTGAGTCCGGCACGTTATGTGACTGTGAAAACTATAATTATTAAAGACCATCTCCAAAAAAGACAGGGTATTCCCTCAAAAAGTCGCCTTCCCAGTTATTTGGACAAGGTACTAAAGAAAAGGATTTTAAACTTCCTAACAGAAAGTGGTTGGATATCTAGGGATGCTTCATGAAACTCGTCTGATTTGAAAGCTGAGTCAATGTGAATAAATGGTTCATCGTGGGCCAAATGACTCTGTTACTTTCTCTGCCTCCCCAAAGCTAGGATTTTTCCCTGTAAAACATGAGTATTTACAATCCTCTGTCCAAAAGGATGCTCTTACATTGGATCATGGAAAATACCAAACTGTAACTTCTTGTGTGATCTTAAAGTTAAGTACTTTAAGATAAAGGATTTGCCGCTAAATATTCATTGCAGAATGAGGTGGATCAGATTTCATCTCTTTTGGAACATTATTGGAACGGATATGTTCTTACTTTGATATATTCAAATCCAGTAGCCCAAGGCTAGTTGTTATACTCTCTGCTGTTGGACAAAAGGGTTATTAGTGCAACACTTGCTTGTTTTGGGGTGGGAGATGGAAGCATTCATTTGGTGGAGCCTGTCTTGTATCACTCTCTCTTCATGGTGCTGGTAGCCAAATGAAACTTACAAAAATTCTGAGCTTTGAAGTACAGAACACTTGAAGTGAGCATTTTTGTGAATAGTGCTTAGCTTCCAGCACTCTTTACTCAGTAACAAGGACCTGTATTGTGGTAGAGTGATGTGAGCACATATAGAAAATGCAAGAGGAGGTGAGCCAACAGGATGGGACAGGGACATGGAATATGGTGGATAAGTTGCTTCCAGTCACTTCCCTCATGGAGCAGATTCTTAAAAACTTATTTTCACACTGAATTGCCACTTAGGCAGATTACTCCAGGGTCTGTGCTGGCATAGATCCTGTAGGAAACTCCTGTTGCAGACCGATAATTCAGTAGTCACAGAGTTCCCTGCCCCTACTCTGGGCATGGGGGGGCTTAACTGGTCCAGCGAAATGTAATGTTCTTCTGAATCTGGTCAGTTGTTAATGTACATTTTCATCTAATACTGATGTACAAACCACTGACGTAAAAACATGGGAGCTACTTCAGACTTGCAGCTAAAGTCCCCTGCTCattaaaaaatatgaaactaaATCAAGCCATTACATGTTACCCATTGCACATATTTTGCTTAAAATATGTTGAGACAAATTTATTGCAAATGGCAGCAAAAATCTTAATTTGCTACTTGGTCTACTTCAGTACAAATAATGTGATATTTCACTGAAAATGTGACATACCAACCTCGTAGGTAGCTTTGGGGGAAAAGGTGTGggtggtgggggtttttttttgtttttttttttttaattattgttaaAGGGCTACAGTCCAAGTTTAGTGCTTGCAACAAGCACAAGTTTCTCTCCCTAACTCGAGCATACAAAAAGAAGTATCTGATCCATAAAACATTAATCCTATGtatcagatttttaattgaagcagGGAAAGAATCTGAAGAACTAAAGCAGAATTTTTATTGTTACAAGTACCTTACCTGAAtgtatcaaataaaaaaaaattggttacaGTTGATATTCTTGTAAAATGCAGGGAACTATGTGCTATATAGGGTTTTCtggattttatgttttttaattcCTTGTTCCCTGTGTTCTTGCTGGCTTTCCTTCCTTAGAGCATCCCTGTTTGGAAAGGTCTCTTAACAGTAAGCTAACTTGATATGTTTGGAATGCAGGCACTCTGAAAAATTGGGACTTGAAGATTTATTAAgataactagaaaaaaaaaattgagcattCAGAATGTCGTAACACTTGTTTTGATATTTTATGCAGTGGACAGAGAAGTAATCACCAAACCGTGTAATATTCTTTCAAGCTGCAGAGTGAATTCTACACATGGAATTCTGAGTGTTCTTAATTGTCAATGTATCCAGCATTACCAAAACAATGTTAACAGTGAGTCCTAATAAGAGAAGAATATTAGTACAAAAGCCAGCATTTCCAAGGGAATCTATAGtgcctttttcttttgagcttggTATTTTAAGTCTCTTCAGAAAGGCAAGGACTACGTCCCCAGCTGTGTAAGGCTTTGTTTGTCATAACTGTAAATGGCTTGTTGTAAGATGCTTAAGACAAAACTGTCAGTCCCACATTTTTGTTTGCAGTATAAATGACTGCAATGTGCTCAACAGCTATGAGAACCACCTCCACTTGTCGTGTGTATCCTTTTGTGCATGCACAAGTTCAGATACTACAAAATGTGATAAGTTTCCATGCCCTACTTACATGGAAAGGGGAAAGATGTTCTCAAGCTGTCTCTGTTTTCAAGCCTGGTACTGGATTAGGTGGTTGGTTCTTCTTTTCAATTTGTAAACCCTGTTATCTGGGTGCCATACCATCACCATACATTCAGTATTCTGGAACCTCACCTGCATAAATAACTTTCATTTAGTAGTTTTTTAAATCTACATCACTTTTATACTTCTAAGGTGCTCTGGCACAACTCTTAGTGGGTTTAATTGAAGCAATATTCTGAAGCCCATGTGATGGATAACTAAAAGAATCAGACTTCTAGGCACTCGTATGATTCAACTAAACATTGTATAAATCAGTTCTTCTGCATTTACACTTTGTAGTTTCTGAATTCCTCAGCCCTTCCAAAAATGTTACTTTGGTGCTAGACATAACTTATTGAAGATCTGAATGAAtgtaaaataaagtatttttaatgtaTGAAAACCATGGATATCAATACTTATTTCAATCCTGGAAGCAGATTCAATGATGCAAGAGTGTTTATTAGCTTTGACTGCTAATCTGTTGGAAAGGGCTTCCCTAGAAGCAAGGTCTCCTTGTCAACTATCCTTTTATTTAAAGATGACttgggctagagcaggggtggccaacctgtggctccggagccacatgcagctcttcagaagttatgTGGCTTCTTGACTCCGGGgatggagctacaggtgccaactttccaatgtgctggggggtgctcactgttcaaccctggctctgccacaggccctgccccactccactcccttcctgccccctcccttgcaGTGCCCTCGCTTCTCTCCCCCactccgagcctcctgcatgccacgaaacagctgatcaggaggtgcggggagggagggagaggcactgatgggtggagctgccggtgggtgggaggccctgggagtggggtggggaagctgatgggggggctgctgatgtattactgtggctctttggcaatgtatattggtaaattctggctccttctcaggctggccacccctgtgctagaggaTACTGCTCTTCAGCGTTTTCCTATGGAATTGATCTCTTAGCCTAAGCCTTCCTTCTGTTATGAGTGAACTCTTTACATGTGCCATGCAATTATCCTAATCCAGTAACTGACTGAAACTGTACTGCTTTTCTGTGGCAGAGGGTAATATTTCATAATAGCTCTCCAAACCGTACcggtgtatatacatatatatatcctTTCTTGTGCTGAATTAATCCCAACTTGCATGTTGCTAATTCATGAGGAACTGTTTTTAAACATACATGCTATTTTTGACTTTCAGTGGATGCCTCAAATAGCTTATCTGTCCTAAGAGTTAAAATGAGCTTAAACTGTGACAGTTGAGCTTGTGTTTAGAGTACTGACCCTGTACTACAAACACAGTGATACTCTCCACTTTAAGTATGCTACTGTATCCTAGCCCTAACGCTATACATCTATTGTGATCAACCAAGTTCCAATGAGGCCTTACCCAACCAGCTTTTTTTGTAACTATGAAACATTCACCCTCCCTTTACAAATGTGTGCTAATCAATTTTGATTTTAGCACTTCTTGCTGCTGGAGGGCTTGTACCGGTATGCTGGAATTAGGGAAACCCTCCCCAGTATTCTGTAGCTGTTCAAGGTGCTAGAATGGTTCTAGTGGACTTGCATGAATCAGGGTGCAGGAACGGCCTTGGGCTTCAGTTAAACCGAAGCACTTTACCATTTTTCTTCTGTAGGGCTGGTGTAGCAGTAGTGTGTGCCACTCAATCTCTTTTTAATACAGTTCTTGCAAGATGCTTTTGCATGTACCCCAATTACT harbors:
- the CFAP184 gene encoding coiled-coil domain-containing protein 96, with amino-acid sequence MEEEAEAEAPVHPGESPVEAEGPGPVAEEQAAGEERPEEAGGESPLEKPSGEEAAAEEGAAEPEHRAGTEPPSPAAEGSPEAEAGAAPEAPTSASFTEGEAEEPPPLQVGEVLSPQESWGEGRPSLPLLELGSPTDEEEEEEEEGEEEAAAAEQRRRAELTEQYRLLLAERERTRQYNGHLQFKLYELFRKKGEEPPRAELEELVSDKEQRYTRYLAMLEELRSQLAQQRAWYQLQLDDLEQRCTEKLDQVNADWLAFQACKKEVTLFTLGRQLGGKEAAIKEVEHIQAKEQRKENEMSEVRLENIKLQHKIEKLEASLKAQEELAEGLHLIDFEQLKIENQTYNEKIEERNEELLKLRNKITNTVQVLTQLKEKLQFVEAQNQDQRAQLMETETLVAQKREILTKTKQARDSLRVHNLKLRQKCGLLGSEALLQDFENKVDAAEVLSQRLEMLKRHHAGLTLTCKAVKKKIKEAKSFLPG
- the TADA2B gene encoding transcriptional adapter 2-beta, producing the protein MAELGKKYCVYCLAEVSSLRFRCTECADIELCPDCFSAGAEIGPHRRWHGYQLVDGGRFTLWGAEAEGGWSSREEQLLLDAIEQFGFGNWEDMAAHVGASRTPQEVMEHYVSMYIHGNLGKACIPDTIPNRVTDHTCPSGGPLSPSLTTPLPPLDISVAEQQQLGYMPLRDDYEIEYDQDAETLISGLSVNYDDDDVEIELKRAHVDMYVRKLKERQRRKNIARDYNLVPAFLGKDKKDKEKTPKRKITKEEKELRLKLRPLYQFMSCKEFEDFFENMHKERVLRAKIRELQRYRRNGITKMEESAEYEAARHKREKRKENKNIANSKRGKEDGKDGEFAAIENLPGFELLSDREKVLCSSLNLSPARYVTVKTIIIKDHLQKRQGIPSKSRLPSYLDKVLKKRILNFLTESGWISRDAS